Proteins found in one Zea mays cultivar B73 chromosome 1, Zm-B73-REFERENCE-NAM-5.0, whole genome shotgun sequence genomic segment:
- the LOC103644578 gene encoding cyclin-dependent kinases regulatory subunit 2-like translates to MGQIQYSEKYFDDTYEYRHVVLPPEVAKLLPKNRLLSENEWRAIGVQQSRGWVHYAIHRPEPHIMLFRRRINYQQQEEAAVAQSWPIGRFAGVCLVFMEIPVKELSCYGHGDFAQCVRKE, encoded by the exons ATGGGTCAAATCCAGTACTCCGAGAAGTACTTCGACGACACCTACGAGTACA GGCACGTCGTCCTCCCGCCCGAGGTCGCCAAGCTCCTCCCTAAGAACCGCCTCCTATCCGAG AACGAGTGGCGCGCGATCGGAGTGCAGCAGAGCCGTGGGTGGGTGCACTACGCGATCCACCGCCCGGAGCCGCACATCATGTTGTTCCGCCGCCGGATCAACTACCAGCAACAGGAGGAGGCGGCTGTCGCGCAGAGCTGGCCAA TTGGTCGATTTGCTGGTGTGTGCCTTGTGTTCATGGAAATTCCTGTGAAGGAACTGTCATGT TATGGTCATGGTGATTTTGCCCAGTGTGTTAGGAAAGAGTAG
- the LOC103634463 gene encoding exportin-T-like produces the protein MAISLQQIIVALNMVSKGFNERLVMVNRPAIGIMFKKTLDVVLQVLVSFPSVRPLRSKVISFLHRMIEILGLSVLPCIPIALRLLLLDNEVFQLYFNDKPLFS, from the exons ATGGCTATTAGCCTTCAACAAATTATTGTTGCATTGAATATGGTCAGCAAG GGCTTCAATGAGCGTCTTGTGATGGTAAATAGGCCAGCTATTGGGATCATGTTTAAGAAA ACCCTTGATGTAGTTTTGCAAGTCCTTGTTTCATTTCCTAGCGTGAGACCTCTGCGATCTAAG GTCATATCGTTTCTGCATCGTATGATCGAGATATTAGGTCTCTCAGTGCTTCCCTGTATTCCAATTGCACTAAGACTATTGCTTCTTGACAACGAGGTGTTTCAATTATATTTTAATGACAAACCTCTGTTTTCTTAA